A stretch of DNA from Echeneis naucrates chromosome 3, fEcheNa1.1, whole genome shotgun sequence:
tatatatttttctgttcaacataacatttatattttttagacattttaagccatttatcttttttcttctttttttgtgtgtgtgttttgtttttttttttttgtttgtttttgattttttgttgATAAAATTCTTCTCAACCTATTTTCCAGCCGGCAGCTCCAGGTATTGCTCCAAAGTAGATTCCCGACACCAAACCTGTCTGCTCCTGTACAGCAGGAGTCGCAAGAGGCATGTTTTGTAGGCGTTGGCTGTGGGAAGGAAAACTGCTCCATAAAAGAAGCTGTTGGGAAGCAAATGAGCATTTTTATCCTTTGTGATTTCAGTTCAGGTCCAAGAAATTAAACTCCCATTTCCTataatgattctttttttttccttttggtcttttttgttctttttttttttctgctagaAATTGTTGCTTGTCATCCCAAAAAGCTCGACAGAGTGACAGATACTGTAGATGTTTAAATACTACTAACAACCTCCTGAGGCTGGAGTCTGGCAGCAGAAGTGGGACatgacagtcagtcagttgcAGACAGGatgtggggtggggtggggggtgggggggggcttggGGCAGGGATAGGGGGttgaggtggtggggggggcaggcGAGGTCACCCCTATCTGCAGAGGTCTTCTTGTGTAGAGTCTCGcacatttttcctcttcttgctgTTGCCCTGGTGGTGTGGCTTGTTGCTTGGATGACTTTTGGTACTGCAGGAGGAGGTCTGCTGTCCGTGGTGGCCGCTCTTATGGTGAGAACGAGACATCCTGccctgtggggggggggaccaaaCACAGCgtcagtgtttgtttctgagGAATACAAAGTGAATTTATGCCACGCATCAAGAATCCATTGTGAGAAAATAGCTCTAAATGAGTAACAGCTTTCAGAAATTAGTTATTGTGCTGCATTCAGTGACACATTTAACAGAGCGGGTTTTGTTCTGTTCTAATCTTGTGCTGCATGATTAATATCTACGTATAAGGCAAAGCTGTCTGCACCTTTCCTCCCTTGTTGCTTGCAGATGGAGTGCCGGTAGTGTGGCTCTGGCTTCGGTGATTACTAACAGCAGTGGACTTGTCTCTGTGGGAACTGGAGCCCCGTCCAGACTGCTGCTTGGCTGTCTTACACGGCGTGCCATCAGAGTCCTGGTGACAACCAGAAAAATACATCACAAAACAGTCGTTGCAAACAAATTTTCCTCATGAAGCTTGATGAAGAAAAGGTAAGTACAGATGATAGCGATTCTTGAAAgactttgtgtgcatttgtgtgtgtgcgtgtttgcgACTGACCGCATCGCTGGAGCTGGAGTTGGAGGACGTGGAAGAAGGCGACAGCAgcgaggaagagggagaggagcgCAGTGATggggatggagaggaggagttggaggaggTTTTGCTGTGCGGGGCTGACGGCAGAACCACCACAACGTCGTCGTCGTCATCTGGGACGTTGTTGTTGCAGTCATCGAGTCGTTGGGACTCAAAAAGTGTTACGTCATTTCCTGTGGAGAACAGGCAGATGTACAAACGGGCTGTCAGGTCAGCTCTCTCAGCACCAGTGGGTCCGATTCAGCGGACCAGGACTAGCTTTTATTATAGTGCATCTATTTAGAAAACATACTGTTGAGTGGCAGATCATTCTGGGATGGGCTCCCCCAGTTCTTCCGGATCCATTCCCTGTATTCATCCACTTCTTGTGTCACCCGGATTATTCTGCCAAGTATACTGTGGTGGGACACAGGAGGAAGTACGTGGTAAACTGAtattttcaatatgaaacaatgcCACTAATTACAGGAACAATAACTGGGGCGTGCTAATCCTTCTGGCATTAAATCAGACTGAACACTGTAACATTAAGCTGGTGGATTCTGAAGAAGGCCATGAAGGATCAAGCACTAATCCAAAAAAGATGGTATTCATTAGAAACGGCTCATAATTTGGCTCGTCTCTCTGACGCGTGACTGAAAGCTTCTTTATTGACCGCCGTACCTCTCAGTCTCGTTGTTGGGGTAGTACTTGGCGATGGGTGACACGGCGTGGCTGAGCACCACATAGGCGTAGTCAAATGCCTGCTTCACCTGCATGGCACCGTAGGAACTCCGGCCGACGTCATTATCTGTTGGATGTAAGACAGAGAATCAGGCCAACTCATGCCCTGCTGATGTGCAGGACCTTTAGAAGCTCATCCCATCCTTCCTACCTGGCTGCAGTGGGTCCTCAATGTAGAGCATGGAGGGCCTGTAGCCGTCCATCATGTTCTTCTGAACCTCATCTTTGGCAACGTAGCAACCTCCATCTTTTATCCTGATGCCTGTCTTAAGGTAGTTGAAGTGGCGACCGTAGAGCTCAAAGAACTCAATGAGCAGAACGCCGATGTTGATGTTGGGACTGCACACGTCTTCCCTGTAATGGAGCTGGACGGGAACACGGTGCAATGGATGTCAGAAAGATCATGGTGGTGAGGACCGTTGTTTATTATTGTTAGCTTATCACACCGACATGATAATATTCACGTTGTTTCCAGCTATGTGGATACCTCAGCGATTAGTTTTTGCAATTAACTACTGATAGAAATAACAATGAccaaattttttgttttctctcagagGCCAACATCACACTGTGCTAAAATCTGAAGTTAAACATAAGAAACTCTTGTTAAAGACCAAGATAGCTGACCTGCAGGAAGCTGACGGCCATGAGGAACAGACTGTAGGAGCCAATTCCACCAGTAAAAACCTCATTGAGGTCCCTCTGCAGTAAAAACTGCTTCAGCACCAGGACCAGGTAAGGCAGGACAGGGTATTTCTACAGGACGaaacagacacagcagggaCATTTAAGGAACAACACATGAACCTACATGAACGATGATGAAATCACTTAGGGTTGTTCAAATGTGCTGCTCTACAGTACTAAAACACTTGTGGATACAAAAAGACAACTATTACTTGTTTTTAATGCTATTATGAATCGTGAATTATATTCTAAAGATGCGTGAAGATCAAAAAGAGCGCTGGAAAGaaattttttaatgtttcaattttatttctttacgGCATCTTCGGTTGAACATGTACATTTATGACACAGCAGAATATGCAGACCTCACCTCTTTGAATTCCTTGATGAGCCGAGCAGCTTTAACGCCGCTCTTCACATTGAAGCTGATGTCCACTTTAACTTCTGTGAAGGAGTCTGTAAGTTTGATGATGGGAacctgacaaaacacacacgtatcacacagagtcagaaaggaaaaagctgcCCACTCACAACGTTGTGCTTAAGGACTAAACTTCAGCACATAAATGTACTTTAAGTCTATTTCAAGTATCAAAACAATATATGCAATTGTTCACAAATCCGTGTTGACTGCAATAATCCTTAATTTAAATCCTTGAGGAAGGACTCTGTGCTAATCTTCAatcttaaaactgaaaattgaaacacaaaaataaagctttattcAAATCTTATAAGtctggaaataaaaatataaatggaagGAATGTGATCCATGggcaaacaacacaaaatagcTCTAAAGGACATTGAAAGTGACTTGACAACATGACAAGGAAACATAACAAGGAAGCTGTTCAGGTCAAATTAGTCCCAAGGCTACAGCAATATACTTAAcgtaaatatgaatataaatatgaattatgaataaatatataatatataatatgatataaatttgattttcagcttcaattttgataaaaatgtttttttaacctACTCCAGATTACAGTGAAACAACGAAGcaatttgtaatttttcctGCTGTGCAAGCTTGTATGTAAGGCGTGAATGCTGACCACAGTAGTCAGTTTTGGAAGTGTCACAGCAGCCTGAACTCATGAGATTTACAACTTTTGAAACTGTAAGTTAGCAGCAGGCTGATTAATGACCCAAATAGTAACTATACACGATTATTAATCACCCTAATTGGAAGTTGGAAAGTCTGACTTGTAGCTTTACTTGGTTTAACTGACTGATCCACACTCAGATGAAGTCCTTGACAGGTTAATGATTCCACTGAGAGTACACCATTTAAATTATAATAGAATACAATGTCCAAATGTTGAGACACAACCGGGCCTACAAATCATGTTCTCCTGATTAGGTTTGGTCAagaagcagcaacagcaacaacaaaacacaaaatgggaAAACAATCATTGTAATttaacaaagagacaaaaataatcaaaaatatcaatttttttgttcatatgcacaaatttaattaatgaatCCTAATATCAAATACAAGGTTAGCCACTAAcctaaaataattttatgtaTTTACCTGCTGTGTGTTACACtccaatgaaaataaaagggaGCCAATTTcccacatacagtacaggccaaaagtctGCACACACCTTCTcactcaaatgaataggaaagtgtgtccaaacctttggcctgtactgtagacACGTGCAGGTGAGGCGATCTTACCGTGGCCTTGTCCAAAACTTTGATGGAGTTCTCATCTGCAACGTTTCTCTTCCTCAGAGCCTCTTCTAGAGTCCAGAGCGGCAGCGTCTCCCACTTCCCAAAAACCACCAGGTCAATGTCactgtggggagggggggggggggtgcagtgAGAGGTTTGACAgctttctatttgttttttctcacgTAAAatagtaaacaaaacaaacagcagtgtaTAGTACATAAAAAAATCCTGCAATATCCTGCATTTTCATATCCCCcgacatttccttttttgtttatttccttgGAATATGAACAGTACATCGATTTTAAACGTTCTCCACCATCACTGCAGACAGGTGGCTCTGATGTGAACCTTCAGGTTAatctgtgtctgcatgtgtctcaTGTTTACTATATACAGAAATgttacacacaagcacagaggcaatcaaagacaaataaagaaagtacaagacataaaaacagacacacatccacGCTGACATGAATGCTTCCACAAAGGCTTAGTCCCATTTAAGTGCTTGGTAGGGTGTCAAGAGTGCACTAATCCAGGTGACGTGCTGAATGGGGAGTTATCGTTGTGGGCGTTggcagttgtgtgtttctgtcagttttAACTCAAAGTTTTTGGAACTGGAAGGATCAAATTACTGAAAGACGTGATtcgcaaaacaaaaacagataaggGCAGGGTGcttcacagtcacagttaaaaagacaaaaagtaaGTATGTGTTTAAATATCACAGCTGGTTAAGAAATCAAAGAACTCACCTCGTTGGCAGATAGAGACCAGTGCTGAAACTTCCAAACA
This window harbors:
- the tent4b gene encoding terminal nucleotidyltransferase 4B, encoding MDPRISWFQPEQRGPANNLWMQIWETTQGLGYLHVNSSYTAGSQSKATVNGAPAAVLASRNGALDSNTGGGGGGGGGGEGRTQGMSTSMGDGGITEQRDFIPLETNSNHNNRAAGRGGVGGGGQQQQQQQGSGVAVLWRGLTDGHPNKRKRDNKASTFGFNSSLLNSGTGSNTGGYDGYTGTPWKVRNYSEGIVGLHEEISDFYEYISPRPEEEKMRLEVVDRIKGVIHDLWPSAEVQVFGSFSTGLYLPTSDIDLVVFGKWETLPLWTLEEALRKRNVADENSIKVLDKATVPIIKLTDSFTEVKVDISFNVKSGVKAARLIKEFKEKYPVLPYLVLVLKQFLLQRDLNEVFTGGIGSYSLFLMAVSFLQLHYREDVCSPNINIGVLLIEFFELYGRHFNYLKTGIRIKDGGCYVAKDEVQKNMMDGYRPSMLYIEDPLQPDNDVGRSSYGAMQVKQAFDYAYVVLSHAVSPIAKYYPNNETESILGRIIRVTQEVDEYREWIRKNWGSPSQNDLPLNRNDVTLFESQRLDDCNNNVPDDDDDVVVVLPSAPHSKTSSNSSSPSPSLRSSPSSSLLSPSSTSSNSSSSDADSDGTPCKTAKQQSGRGSSSHRDKSTAVSNHRSQSHTTGTPSASNKGGKGRMSRSHHKSGHHGQQTSSCSTKSHPSNKPHHQGNSKKRKNVRDSTQEDLCR